Proteins from a genomic interval of Streptomyces sp. Tu6071:
- a CDS encoding aspartate aminotransferase family protein, whose protein sequence is MTTGTTDAAAPGGEGTQGKGFDLNGLLAARGGERYELHTKHLNHQLPRMLHTIGFDKYYERGEGAHFWDDQGQDYLDMLAGFGVMGLGRHHPVVRQALHDVLDAQLADLTRFDCQPLPGLLAEKLLSHSPHLDRVFFGNSGTEAVETALKFARFATGRHRILYYDHAFHGLTTGSLSVNGEKGFRDGFAPLLPDTALPVGDLAALERELRRGDVAGLIVEPIQGKGVTETPPGYLKAAQDLLRKHKALLIADEVQTGLGRTGDFYAYQHEEGVEPDLVCVAKSLSGGYVPVSATLGKEWIFKKVYSSMDRVLVHSASFGANAQAMAAGLAVLHVMEDENIVAHARRTGDYLKQRLTDLIPTYEMLADIRGRGLMIGIEFGRPDSLKLRSRWAMLQAARKGLFAQMVVVPLLQKHRILTQVSGDHLEVIKLIPPLVIDEKDADRFVDAFTAVMDDAHNGGLMGDFAKNIVKQAVAHR, encoded by the coding sequence ATGACCACCGGCACGACGGACGCCGCGGCTCCCGGGGGCGAGGGCACGCAGGGCAAAGGTTTCGACCTCAACGGACTGCTCGCCGCGCGTGGCGGCGAGCGCTACGAGCTGCACACCAAGCACCTCAACCACCAGTTGCCGCGGATGCTCCACACGATCGGCTTCGACAAGTACTACGAGCGCGGCGAGGGCGCCCACTTCTGGGACGACCAGGGGCAGGACTACCTCGACATGCTCGCGGGCTTCGGCGTCATGGGCCTCGGCCGCCACCACCCGGTCGTCCGCCAGGCGCTGCACGACGTGCTCGACGCCCAGCTCGCCGACCTCACGCGCTTCGACTGCCAGCCGCTGCCCGGCCTCCTCGCCGAGAAGCTGCTCTCGCACAGCCCGCACCTGGACCGCGTCTTCTTCGGCAACAGCGGCACCGAGGCCGTCGAGACGGCCCTCAAGTTCGCGCGCTTCGCGACCGGGCGCCACCGCATCCTCTACTACGACCACGCCTTCCACGGCCTCACCACGGGCTCCCTCTCCGTGAACGGGGAGAAGGGCTTCCGCGACGGCTTCGCGCCGCTGCTCCCCGACACCGCGCTCCCCGTGGGCGACCTCGCCGCGCTGGAGCGGGAGCTGCGCAGGGGCGACGTGGCCGGGCTCATCGTCGAGCCGATCCAGGGCAAGGGCGTCACCGAGACCCCGCCGGGCTACCTCAAGGCCGCGCAGGACCTGCTGCGCAAGCACAAGGCGTTGCTCATCGCCGACGAGGTGCAGACCGGGCTCGGGCGCACCGGGGACTTCTACGCCTACCAGCACGAGGAGGGCGTCGAGCCGGACCTCGTGTGCGTCGCGAAGTCGCTCTCGGGCGGCTACGTCCCGGTGAGCGCGACGCTCGGCAAGGAGTGGATCTTCAAGAAGGTCTACTCCTCGATGGACCGCGTCCTCGTCCACTCCGCGAGCTTCGGCGCCAACGCGCAGGCGATGGCCGCGGGCCTCGCGGTGCTGCACGTCATGGAGGACGAGAACATCGTCGCCCACGCGCGCCGCACGGGGGACTACCTCAAGCAGCGCCTGACCGACCTGATCCCGACGTACGAGATGCTCGCCGACATCCGCGGGCGCGGCCTCATGATCGGCATCGAGTTCGGCCGCCCCGACTCGCTCAAGCTGCGCAGCCGCTGGGCGATGCTCCAGGCCGCGCGCAAGGGGCTCTTCGCGCAGATGGTCGTGGTGCCGCTGCTCCAGAAGCACCGCATCCTGACGCAGGTCTCGGGGGACCACCTCGAAGTCATCAAGCTCATCCCGCCGCTCGTGATCGACGAGAAGGACGCGGACCGCTTCGTGGACGCCTTCACGGCGGTCATGGACGACGCGCACAACGGCGGCCTCATGGGCGACTTCGCGAAGAACATCGTGAAGCAGGCGGTCGCCCACCGCTGA